The stretch of DNA TTATGCTCAACAAGATATATTGACAGAGGTGAAATCCCTGTTTAACAATACTCCAAATCTGACTCAGGCTCTTCGTAAATTCTTTGAGGAAAATGCCGAAATGAAGAAGACCGTTGAAGAGTATGTAAAGGAAAAGACAGTTCAGATTAAAGATGCTCTGATAAAGAAAAAGCAGGTTATAAATGGTATTGATTTCTATGTATTGAATGGCCCATTTCCGGGTGAAGTTGTAAAGGATATCGCTTTCCAGATAAAAGGTCAATTCGCAGAAAATACAGCTTTTGTAGGAGCTACCGAATACGAAGGAAAACCATTACTTACTGTGATGCTAAGCGACGACCTAGTAAAGGATCACGGATTGAATGCATCCCAACTGGTGCGTGATGCCGCTAAGCATATTCAAGGTGGAGGTGGAGGTCAACCTCACTTTGCTACAGCCGGTGGTAAAAATACCGAAGGTTTGACAAAGGCTTTGAACGATATAATGGAAAAGATAAAATAAGGAAATATCCTTTATTCTAATATAGAAAGAGCCGAAAGTTAAATTTTGGCTCTTTTTGTTTCTATTTATCCAAAATCTTATATCTTCGTGGAAATCCTAATACCATAAATGAATATGAGAAAAGCAATGTTAATTGTATCTGCTGCACTTTTTCTTGTGCTGGTACTGGTTTATATATGTACACGTTAAGTTTGTGTAGCTGAAAGCTTATTTTTTAGCTCTTGGTACCCATTCTTTTGCGGCTTGACTATATCTGTATTCATATATAGATAGTATATATACTTTTGGGTATAATGAAAAAGATTAAATCCGGATATTGATAATTGAAGACTTGCACAAAAGCGATGATAGGATATAAAACAATAAAATGCTTATTTTTGTGTTTTATATATGATTAATCAGCTGTTGGTTTATACGTGTCACAAAATAATCTAGTACGTACACTATACATAGGATTTGGTGTATTGTTTATCCTCCTTATCACATCGTCATGTTCTAATAAGAAGAACACCGCCTTGACACGTTTTTACCATTCGGTGAATACACGCTATAATATACATTACAATGCTGATATAGCTTACAAAGAAGCGCTCGAAGCAAAAGAGAGGGGGAGGGAAGACAATCTTTCGCAATTGGTCTATATTTTCCCGAAAAGTACGGACTCGCTTGGTGCATCATCGGGGAATTTTACAACCACTATAGACAAAACAACCAAAGCGATCAAGCTGCATTCGATAACTGCAAAACCCAAACGTGATCCCGATAGGCGAAACGATGCCGAATATCAGGCGTGGATTCGTCAAAAAGAATATACTCCGTTTATGGATCAGGTATGGTTGTTGCTGGCGAAAGCTGAATTTCAGGATGGAAACTATTTACAAGCTGTCAGTACGTTTCTGTATATAACAAAGATATACAGTACCAATCCCGAGATTGTTGCTGAGTGTCAGTTGTGGATAGCCCGTGCATATATCGAAATGGGATGGATGTATGAAGCCGGAGATATCTTACATAAGATAGAGATAGCAGGAGGAGTTTCCGAAAAACATAAAGGTTTTTATGCATTGGTGAAAGCCAACTATCTGGTTTATAATAATGAGTATGATGCTGCCATACCTCAATTGGAGATAGCCATAAAGAGCGAAAAGAATAAGCATCAAAAGACCCGCATGAAATATCTTTTGGGGCAGCTTTATGCTCAGCTGGGAGACAAAGCCAAAGCAGATAAGGCTTTTGCGTCTGTTAAGGGTATGAGTACACCTTATAAGTATACATTCAATGCACAACTCAGACAAATAGAGCTGGACGACTCTCCGGCAAAGACAAAGGCATTATCCATACTGTCGGGCATGTCTAAGAAATCACGTAACAAAGAATATCTCGATCAGATATATACTACTTTGGGAGACATATATCTTCAGAAAACAGATACCTTGAAGGCTGTTGAAAGCTATAAAAAAGGAGCGAAAGAGAGTACCCGTAATGGATACGACAAAGCAATGGCTCAGATAAAACTCGGAGACCTATATTTTCTTAAGCGCAAATTTGTCTTGGCTCAACCTTGTTACTCAGAAGCTTTGCCTCAATTGAATAAATCTCATCACGATTATCCAAAAGTAGCTTTAAGGTCGAGTGTACTAGATGAACTGGTTGTACATGTTAAAGTAGTAGAAGAACAAGATAGTTTGCAATATATAGCTCAACTTCCTGAAGAGGAACGTCTTCACATTATTAAAGATAAGATAGAGCAGCTGAAAAAAGAAGAAGCAAAGAGACAAAAAGAAGAGGATACCCAAAGGCGGATCGAAGAACGGCAGGAGCGCATATCGTCTTGGGATGATATAAATGAACAACTGTTTGACCAATCTAACAAGACTCCGGTAGCCCCTCCTGTTATTACACAGCAAGGTGCAGCTACATTCTATTTCTATAACGAACAAGCAGTAAATCAGGGTAAGATAGCATTTCAACAACAATGGGGAAATCGTAAGCTGGAAGATGATTGGCGCAGACGTAATAAGCGATCTACAGGAATCTTTGATGAGGTAGATGCCGCGCAAGAACCCGATTCTCTGAATACAGAAGCGCATCGGATAAAGGAGCTTCAAGCTCAGAATGAAGAACTCAACAAACCAAAGAATGCCGTTGATGATGAATATTCCGTTGATTATTATTTGCAACAATTACCTCTGACTCCCGAAGCTATTAAAGAATCGAATGTCCTTATCGAGGATGCCTTGTATAAGATGGGGCTGATATATAAAGATAAGTTGCAAGATATGGATTTGGCTATCGATGCCTTTAATACAAATATACACCGTTTCCCTAATACGCCTAACCTGGAAGAAATTTACTATCAACTGTTCCTTATTTATATGCGTTTAGGAGATAATAATATGATGGCTATATACCGATCTAAACTGATGAATGAGTTTGTATCGGGTAAGTACGCCGGGCCTGTTTCTCAACCCGACTATGAATGGAATTTCCGAAACATGGCTAGCTTGCAGGATTCTCTCTACAACGAAGCTTATAAAGCATATCAACACGCAGATGTGGAAACTGTAAGACGCAATTATACAGCAATGAATAGCAAGTATCCGTTTACTGACCTGATGCCTAATTTTACTTTACTGAATGCATTGACTTATGCTCAAGAACGTGATGCGGGCAACCTGGAAGCGAACTTGACGGATTTAGTGAAGAAGTATCCGAAGTCTGATATTACTCCTTTGGCAGGCGAAATACTCGAACGTCTGAAAAGCGGGAAAATATTACTCTCGGATGGTTCTCCCGTCACCGGATTCGACTGGAGTAAGGCGTATCAGGGTGCTGATTCTTTGCTTGCTTCTAAGGGTAAAATATTGCAATACTCCGACACGTTGGATGTGCCTTATGTGTTGATGCTGATGTTTAAACCAAAGACGATAGACCGAAACGAATTACTGTATCAGGTGGCCGACTATAACTTTACCAATTATGTTATTCAGACATTCGACCTGAGCTTCGATACAGATCCGCCGTATGAGGTATTGCAGATAAAAGGATTTAATTCTTTTGCTGCAATAAAATCATATCTCTCAAAAGCATATAGCAAAGAAGGGCTCATACAGCATCTCGACACGGCAATTCTTGTAGTGCCGATATCAACAGATAATTATATCAATGTGCTTCCTCGTCTTGGCTTAGAGCAATATATGGCATACTTTAGAGAGCATTATGCAGAACAATTCCCTCAGTTGATAGCTTCATGGAGTGGTGATAAGTATATGGAATCTACCCAGCCTGTAGAAATAGCAGAAGCTGTTGAGGTTAAAGAGGAGAGTAAAGTTAAAGAGCTTGAAGAACTGGTAAAAGAACCTGTAATTATACCACAAAGACCTGTCGTGCCTGAAAAGCCTGTACAAAAACAACCTGAAACGAAAGTAAATGGTAAACAGATAACAGGGGATGACTTGTTGTCGAAAGATCAATTACAAAAAGCCGGAGAAATAAATAACGTTATAGATGATATATCTAATGTTGTCAGCAATCCTGTTGATGGTATTAAGAGTTTATTTGACCGATACAAGAATAGGGAAAAACTGACAAAAGAAGAAAAGCAAGCGCTCAAGGAAGAAGATAAGTTGCGTAAAGAACACGAAAAACAACAAAAAGCAATAGAAAAAATCCGCTTAGATTCTATCAACAAAGTAGAGAAAGCCCGAACAGACTCGATAGCGAGTGTAGAAAAAGCACTCGAAGATTCCATTAAGTCTGCGAATAAGCAAGCTGAGGAACAAAAACGAATGGAAGAGAAGCAAAAAGAAGATGCAGCCAAAGCTGCCGTGAAGGCTCGTGAAGATGCCCGTAAACAGAAAGAGGCAGACCGTAAGCAAAAGGAACGTGAACAGAAAGAACGCTTGCGTCAGCGCGAAAAAGAACGGAAGGAAAAAGAGAAGGTTAAAGAACAGGAACGCAAACAAAAAGAGCGCGAAGCGGAAGAAAGAAGAAAGCAGCGTTTGAAAGAAAAAAGATGAAAAATGACCTTTTGGCATCAAAAACTAAAAAAGGTGTGCTCTGATAGTTGAAATAACAAAAAAAAATCATTAATTTGCCTTATGAATTACTAGAGGCTATGCCTTTCATCCTAAAAACTAACTATATGAACGAGAACCTAAATCCTGAATTGCCAGAAAATAATCTACCAGAGGAAGTTACAAACCAATCTGTTGAAGAGGAAGCGAAAGAGCAATCGGAAACATCTACAGAGACTTCGGTGGCAAAGCAAGTATCTTTGACCAAAGATGAGATAATTGAAAAATTAAAAAACTTGACCGCACAAACTGAAATTCCTTCGAGAGCTGAAGTAGAGTCGCTTAAGCAAGCTTTTTATAAGTTGCGTTCTGCTGCTATAGAAGAGCAAAAGGCCGAATTTATTGAAGCCGGAAACGATGCCGAAGCATTTGTTCCTGCACCTGATCCGAGTGAGGATGTGCTGAAAACTTTCTTGAGTGAATTAAAAGAAAAACGTGCAAGCCAGGCAGCAGCCGAAGAAAATCTTAAAGAAGAAAATTATAATAAAAAACTTCAGATAATAGAGTCAATTAAGAACTTGACCGAAAGTTCTGATGACTTCAATAAGCTGTATAAAGAGTTTAAAGACTTACAGCAGGGATGGAATGATGTAACCTCGGTTCCTCAGTCGAAAGAGAAAGAATTGTGGAAATCTTATCAAATATATACAGAGAAGTTTTATGATCTGATAAAGATCAACAATGAATTTCGTGATTATGATTTCAAGAAGAATCTTGAACTCAAAAATGCGATTTGCGAGTCGGTAGAAAAACTGATAGATGATACTGATTCGGTTTCAGCTTTTCATCAGTTACAGAATTTCCATCAGCAATGGCGCGAGATAGGTCCTGTTGCCAGAGAACTGAGAGAAGAAATTTGGACTCGATTTAAGAATGCTTCTACAGCTATAAATAAAAAATATCAGACTCATTTCGAGTCACTCAAAGGTAGGGAAGAAGAAAATCTGGTTGAAAAGACTGCAATTTGTGAAGCCTTGAAAAACATAGATTATTCTACTTTGACTTCTTTCAAAGAATGGGATGAAAAGAGCAAGGAAGTGATAGAGCTTCAAGCTAAGTGGAAGACAATCGGTTTTGTTCCTAAAAAAGTAAATAATCAGATATTTGAAGAGTTCCGTTCGTTGTGCGATGCATTCTTCGAAAAGAAGAGTGAATTCTTTAAGGGCGTGAGAGGCGAAATGGACGAAAATCTGGACAAGAAACGTGCATTGACAGAACAAGCAAAAGCCCTAAAAGATAGTACAGACTGGAAGTCTACAACAGATAAGTTGATTGCTATACAGAAAGAGTGGAAGACTATAGGGCCTGTGCCTCGCAAATATTCGGATGCTATATGGAAAGAATTTGTAACGGCTTGCGATTATTTCTTCGAACAAAAGAAGAAGAATGAGTCTTCTCAGAAGAGCGAAGAATTGGACAACCTGGCTGCTAAAAAAGAAATAATAGAGAAGATCAAAAATGTTGATCAGTCTTTGGATTCATCTGAACTTATCGCTAAGGTGCGTGAGTTAGCAGACGAATGGCATAAGATCGGTTTTGTTCCATTCAAAGAAAAGGATAAAATTTATAAAGAATTCCATCAGGCTGTTGATGCTCATTATGATCGTCTTAAAGTAGATAAGACAGAACGTCGCTTCGAATCCTTCAAGTCGAATATAAAAGACATCTCAAAACAGGATAATCCTAAGAGAGCTTTATACAGAGAGCGTGATCATTTGATGCATCAGTACAATAAAGTAAAATCAGATCTTCAGACTTATGAAAACAACATGAACTTCCTGTCTATTTCGTCTAAAGGGGCTAGTGGACTGTTGAAGGACGTAAATAATAAGATTGAAAAGCTGAAAGAAGAAATGGAGTTGCTTGTTAAGAAAATAGAGGCTCTTGATGAGAACCTGAATGAATTGGAAAAGTAGAATTTATTGAAAATACATAGAGAAGAAAGGTTGTCTAATATGGACAACCTTTTTTTGTTTTGATACAGTTTCTGTTATTTATTTTTTATATAATACTTTCTGTTTTTAATCCAATGAATAGCGATGAGAACAGGCTCGCCGGAGTCCGAGAATGTAAGATTATGTCCCAATGTTGAGAATAGGCAGTACTCGTAAGGTTTGCCTTCAACCTTAAGCGTATTTAGACGTTCTATTGATAATCTTGCCGGGATTTGTATATCCTTCTCGCCAAAAAGCCAAAGCCCAGGAGTTGAAAGTTTGTTTAGTGTTTCGTAAGAGTCTGTGTCGATAAACTTGTAAGATTCTATTTTATACTGCTCATCAAAGCGACTATTGTGATGCAAACTTTCACGAGCCTCAGCTTCGGTATGGGAATTCCAAAAATCAGGGTCACCATTTGTGAAAAACTGAAATCGTAGTTGCTCAAGTGTTGAAATTATAGGACCACTAAACAGCACCATGAAATTGACAGATGAATTATTGCTTGCAGCAATAGGAATGATCCATCCTGCCTGACTAAAGCCAACTAACCCAATTGGTATGTTCTTGTTTCGCTCATGAAGTGTATTTATGGCAGCATTTGCATCTTTAGCTAATAGTGTAAGATT from Dysgonomonas mossii encodes:
- a CDS encoding DUF349 domain-containing protein, whose amino-acid sequence is MNENLNPELPENNLPEEVTNQSVEEEAKEQSETSTETSVAKQVSLTKDEIIEKLKNLTAQTEIPSRAEVESLKQAFYKLRSAAIEEQKAEFIEAGNDAEAFVPAPDPSEDVLKTFLSELKEKRASQAAAEENLKEENYNKKLQIIESIKNLTESSDDFNKLYKEFKDLQQGWNDVTSVPQSKEKELWKSYQIYTEKFYDLIKINNEFRDYDFKKNLELKNAICESVEKLIDDTDSVSAFHQLQNFHQQWREIGPVARELREEIWTRFKNASTAINKKYQTHFESLKGREEENLVEKTAICEALKNIDYSTLTSFKEWDEKSKEVIELQAKWKTIGFVPKKVNNQIFEEFRSLCDAFFEKKSEFFKGVRGEMDENLDKKRALTEQAKALKDSTDWKSTTDKLIAIQKEWKTIGPVPRKYSDAIWKEFVTACDYFFEQKKKNESSQKSEELDNLAAKKEIIEKIKNVDQSLDSSELIAKVRELADEWHKIGFVPFKEKDKIYKEFHQAVDAHYDRLKVDKTERRFESFKSNIKDISKQDNPKRALYRERDHLMHQYNKVKSDLQTYENNMNFLSISSKGASGLLKDVNNKIEKLKEEMELLVKKIEALDENLNELEK
- a CDS encoding tetratricopeptide repeat protein, coding for MSQNNLVRTLYIGFGVLFILLITSSCSNKKNTALTRFYHSVNTRYNIHYNADIAYKEALEAKERGREDNLSQLVYIFPKSTDSLGASSGNFTTTIDKTTKAIKLHSITAKPKRDPDRRNDAEYQAWIRQKEYTPFMDQVWLLLAKAEFQDGNYLQAVSTFLYITKIYSTNPEIVAECQLWIARAYIEMGWMYEAGDILHKIEIAGGVSEKHKGFYALVKANYLVYNNEYDAAIPQLEIAIKSEKNKHQKTRMKYLLGQLYAQLGDKAKADKAFASVKGMSTPYKYTFNAQLRQIELDDSPAKTKALSILSGMSKKSRNKEYLDQIYTTLGDIYLQKTDTLKAVESYKKGAKESTRNGYDKAMAQIKLGDLYFLKRKFVLAQPCYSEALPQLNKSHHDYPKVALRSSVLDELVVHVKVVEEQDSLQYIAQLPEEERLHIIKDKIEQLKKEEAKRQKEEDTQRRIEERQERISSWDDINEQLFDQSNKTPVAPPVITQQGAATFYFYNEQAVNQGKIAFQQQWGNRKLEDDWRRRNKRSTGIFDEVDAAQEPDSLNTEAHRIKELQAQNEELNKPKNAVDDEYSVDYYLQQLPLTPEAIKESNVLIEDALYKMGLIYKDKLQDMDLAIDAFNTNIHRFPNTPNLEEIYYQLFLIYMRLGDNNMMAIYRSKLMNEFVSGKYAGPVSQPDYEWNFRNMASLQDSLYNEAYKAYQHADVETVRRNYTAMNSKYPFTDLMPNFTLLNALTYAQERDAGNLEANLTDLVKKYPKSDITPLAGEILERLKSGKILLSDGSPVTGFDWSKAYQGADSLLASKGKILQYSDTLDVPYVLMLMFKPKTIDRNELLYQVADYNFTNYVIQTFDLSFDTDPPYEVLQIKGFNSFAAIKSYLSKAYSKEGLIQHLDTAILVVPISTDNYINVLPRLGLEQYMAYFREHYAEQFPQLIASWSGDKYMESTQPVEIAEAVEVKEESKVKELEELVKEPVIIPQRPVVPEKPVQKQPETKVNGKQITGDDLLSKDQLQKAGEINNVIDDISNVVSNPVDGIKSLFDRYKNREKLTKEEKQALKEEDKLRKEHEKQQKAIEKIRLDSINKVEKARTDSIASVEKALEDSIKSANKQAEEQKRMEEKQKEDAAKAAVKAREDARKQKEADRKQKEREQKERLRQREKERKEKEKVKEQERKQKEREAEERRKQRLKEKR
- a CDS encoding alpha/beta hydrolase family protein; the encoded protein is MISKNIIINYFKNIEGLRNILFLNRRVFILLLLLTSLNHIKAQSQEVTTENIRFESEGITLAGTIYTPQHSDAAVVLVHGSGQEHRMNEFASLLAQNGISVLTYDKRGVGESGGTYMGPEVGTNNVDSCNLTLLAKDANAAINTLHERNKNIPIGLVGFSQAGWIIPIAASNNSSVNFMVLFSGPIISTLEQLRFQFFTNGDPDFWNSHTEAEARESLHHNSRFDEQYKIESYKFIDTDSYETLNKLSTPGLWLFGEKDIQIPARLSIERLNTLKVEGKPYEYCLFSTLGHNLTFSDSGEPVLIAIHWIKNRKYYIKNK